The Microcoleus sp. AS-A8 genome has a window encoding:
- the ppsA gene encoding phosphoenolpyruvate synthase, translated as MLTSTRVTSTQTTQEQSLILWFDEIRLEDIPLVGGKNASLGELIRQLKPKGVNVPNGFAITAYAYRYFIEKAGLAAQLRELFADLDVDDVRNLQQHGNKARRLILSVNFPPELEAAIGAAYQKLCNRYGEDTEVAVRSSATAEDLPDASFAGQQETYLNVQSLTRVLEYCHRCFASLFTDRAISYRQRNGFDQLEVALSVGVQKMVRSDLAASGVMFSIDTESGFKNAALITAAYGLGENIVQGAVNPDEYLVFKPTLKDGFRPILDKRLGNKRIKMVYDMGGSRLTKNVWVPEAEQDKFCLTDDEILQLARWAVQIEEHYSHVRGVYTPMDIEWAKDGLTNELFVVQARPETVQSQKSTNVLKTYHLKEHSEVLVRGRSVGATIGQGTARVILDVSQIHLFQPGEVLVTNKTDPDWEPIMKKASAIVTNQGGRTCHAAIIARELGIPAIVGCTDATDVLKTGQEVTISCAEGDEGLVYKGLLPFEVKETRLENLPRTRTQILMNVGNPEQAFSLASIPCDGVGLARLEFIIANHIQTHPLALLHFDQLEDEVVKAQIAELTKLYDNKPEFFVDKLACGIGMIAAAFYPKPVIVRLSDLKTNEYANLLGGKPFEPKEENPMLGWRGASRYYDEKYRDAFALECQALKRVREEMGLTNVIPMIPFCRTPDEGRQVLAEMAKNGLKRGVNGLHVYVMCELPSNVILADEFSKVFDGFSIGSNDLTQLTLGLDRDSALVAPIFDERNKGVKRMVKMAIADAKEHGCKIGICGQAPSDYPEFAQFLVEQGIDSISLNPDSVLKTILMVAQVEGVEH; from the coding sequence ATGCTGACATCTACCCGCGTGACATCTACCCAAACAACCCAAGAGCAATCTCTGATTCTGTGGTTTGACGAAATAAGGCTTGAGGATATTCCCTTGGTAGGCGGAAAAAATGCCTCTTTAGGTGAACTCATTCGACAACTGAAGCCCAAGGGAGTAAATGTTCCTAATGGATTTGCCATCACAGCCTATGCCTACCGTTACTTTATTGAAAAAGCGGGTTTAGCAGCCCAGTTGCGCGAACTATTTGCTGACTTAGACGTAGATGATGTCAGGAATCTTCAACAGCATGGCAACAAAGCGCGGAGATTAATCCTGAGCGTAAACTTTCCCCCAGAACTGGAAGCGGCAATTGGTGCAGCTTATCAAAAGTTATGCAACCGTTACGGCGAAGATACAGAAGTCGCCGTTCGCTCGTCTGCCACGGCTGAAGACCTTCCCGATGCTAGCTTTGCGGGTCAGCAGGAAACTTACTTAAACGTCCAAAGTCTCACCAGAGTTTTGGAATATTGCCACCGATGTTTTGCCTCTCTATTTACTGACCGTGCCATCTCCTATCGTCAGCGCAATGGGTTTGATCAGTTAGAGGTTGCCCTCTCCGTTGGCGTGCAAAAAATGGTGCGTTCCGATTTAGCCGCTTCGGGCGTTATGTTCTCTATTGATACGGAAAGTGGCTTCAAAAATGCGGCCTTAATTACAGCGGCTTACGGTTTAGGAGAAAACATCGTTCAAGGTGCCGTGAACCCAGATGAATATTTAGTCTTCAAGCCGACCTTAAAAGATGGATTCCGTCCCATTTTGGACAAACGCCTAGGCAACAAACGCATCAAAATGGTTTATGACATGGGTGGTTCCAGATTAACGAAAAATGTCTGGGTACCGGAAGCTGAACAGGATAAATTTTGCCTAACCGATGATGAAATTCTACAATTAGCACGTTGGGCGGTGCAGATTGAAGAACACTATTCTCACGTTCGCGGTGTCTACACGCCCATGGATATTGAATGGGCAAAAGATGGGTTGACCAATGAATTATTTGTAGTTCAGGCACGTCCCGAAACGGTGCAATCTCAAAAGTCTACCAACGTCCTCAAGACTTACCACCTGAAAGAACATAGTGAAGTTTTAGTTAGGGGTCGTAGCGTCGGTGCAACCATTGGTCAGGGTACAGCCCGTGTGATTTTAGATGTCAGCCAAATTCATCTGTTCCAACCTGGTGAGGTCTTAGTGACCAATAAAACAGACCCCGATTGGGAACCGATTATGAAGAAAGCCAGTGCAATTGTTACCAATCAGGGGGGGCGAACTTGCCACGCGGCAATTATTGCAAGGGAATTGGGGATTCCGGCGATTGTGGGTTGCACGGATGCAACGGATGTCTTGAAGACCGGTCAAGAGGTGACCATTTCCTGCGCGGAAGGGGACGAAGGATTGGTTTACAAAGGTTTGTTGCCCTTTGAGGTGAAAGAGACGAGATTGGAAAACTTGCCTCGGACTCGCACTCAAATCTTGATGAATGTGGGCAACCCAGAACAAGCCTTTAGCTTAGCTTCTATCCCTTGCGATGGTGTGGGTTTGGCTCGGTTAGAATTTATCATTGCCAACCACATCCAAACGCACCCATTGGCATTGCTTCACTTCGACCAGTTGGAAGATGAAGTGGTTAAGGCCCAAATTGCCGAACTCACAAAACTCTATGACAACAAGCCTGAATTCTTTGTGGATAAGCTGGCTTGTGGCATCGGGATGATTGCAGCAGCATTTTATCCCAAGCCCGTGATTGTGCGGCTGTCCGACCTCAAGACGAATGAGTATGCCAACCTTTTGGGTGGTAAGCCGTTTGAGCCAAAGGAAGAGAACCCGATGCTGGGATGGCGTGGTGCGTCTCGTTATTACGATGAGAAATATCGCGATGCCTTTGCTTTGGAATGTCAGGCACTCAAGCGAGTGCGGGAGGAGATGGGTTTAACGAATGTGATTCCAATGATTCCCTTCTGTCGTACACCGGATGAGGGTCGTCAAGTGTTAGCAGAAATGGCTAAAAACGGTCTAAAACGGGGCGTCAACGGCTTACATGTTTATGTGATGTGTGAGTTGCCGAGTAATGTGATCTTAGCGGATGAGTTTAGTAAGGTGTTTGACGGCTTCTCGATTGGTTCTAATGACCTGACGCAACTAACTCTGGGTTTAGACCGTGATTCCGCGTTAGTGGCTCCTATCTTTGATGAACGGAATAAAGGCGTGAAGCGGATGGTGAAAATGGCGATCGCAGATGCGAAGGAGCATGGTTGTAAAATTGGTATTTGTGGTCAGGCTCCCAGCGACTATCCTGAGTTTGCTCAATTCTTGGTAGAACAGGGAATTGACTCGATTAGCCTCAACCCTGATTCTGTTCTCAAGACCATCTTGATGGTTGCCCAAGTGGAGGGAGTTGAACACTAG
- a CDS encoding iron-sulfur cluster assembly accessory protein: MTQATQPQQRGIQLTEAALKHVLALRERQGKDLYLRVGVRQGGCSGMSYMMDFEDPSKVRENDEVFDYEGFKIVCDPKSMLYLYGLVLDYSDAMIGGGFQFTNPNASQSCGCGKSFGV; the protein is encoded by the coding sequence ATGACACAAGCAACTCAGCCCCAACAAAGAGGTATCCAACTGACAGAGGCCGCCCTCAAGCATGTTTTAGCCCTGCGGGAGAGACAAGGAAAAGACCTCTACTTACGGGTGGGTGTCCGCCAGGGAGGCTGTTCGGGCATGTCTTACATGATGGATTTTGAAGACCCTAGTAAAGTTCGGGAGAATGATGAAGTCTTTGACTATGAAGGCTTTAAAATCGTCTGCGATCCGAAGAGTATGCTTTATCTCTATGGCTTAGTTCTCGATTACAGCGATGCCATGATTGGCGGTGGGTTCCAATTCACCAACCCCAATGCCAGTCAAAGCTGTGGTTGTGGTAAATCCTTTGGTGTTTAA